A single genomic interval of Lathyrus oleraceus cultivar Zhongwan6 chromosome 7, CAAS_Psat_ZW6_1.0, whole genome shotgun sequence harbors:
- the LOC127106812 gene encoding protein OXIDATIVE STRESS 3, giving the protein MDGKSKTYWVDKGEDVVTDSISNGYMTEDSMCSYFSSSEMDDDDQEVSSSSTSSLSSSSSSNLNGPLYEFSDLMNHLPIKKGLSMFYQGKAQSFGSLARVESIEDLPKKEKPNNRNKVKSCKNFGLCTPKAIIAKKFSRAPSLSVIISRRRRFLEESS; this is encoded by the exons ATGGATGGAAAAAGTAAAACCTATTGGGTTGATAAGGGTGAAGATGTTGTAACTGATTCAATTTCTAATGGATATATGACAGAAGATTCAATGTGTTCATATTTTTCTTCATCCGAGATGGATGATGATGATCAAGAAGTTTCATCATCTTCAACTTCTAgtttatcatcttcatcatcatcaaattTAAATGGTCCTTTATATGAATTTTCAGATCTCATGAACCATCTTCCTATAAA GAAAGGGTTGTCTATGTTTTATCAAGGGAAGGCACAGTCTTTTGGTTCATTAGCAAGGGTGGAAAGCATAGAAGATCTTCCTAAGAAAGAGAAACCAAATAACAGAAATAAAGTGAAATCATGCAAGAACTTTGGTTTGTGCACTCCAAAGGCAATAATAGCAAAGAAATTTTCAAGAGCACCTTCTTTATCAGTAATAATTTCTAGAAGAAGGAGATTCCTTGAAGAGTCTAGCTAG